The window TTAGATCATGATATTCCAACCGATAAAGGGTGGTGTATTCCTAATGGATTTATTGCGGATGATGGAGGTCAACATAAAATAGAGGTCGGATTTAGTTATGAAAACGACGATTTACTCTTTGGAATCAATGCTAACAATACGATGATTGATAATAGTGACACTCTTTTTGGTCGAAGTGATGCAATTAATGACGCATTGAAAGCGTCAAGCATGAAAACCTTAAAAAAATATGCGTCTATGGTAAATGGTATTCCATTTGAAGCATGGCTTTTTGATGGCACTCAAAATTATGAACAGAAAACGCGACAGGTCTATGACTTCATACTCTATGCTAATGAATCTGTTGCCTCAACATCAAAGCTATTAGCAACAATAGGATTAAATAGTAAACGAAAACAAACTCGCTATAGTGAAGCTCAAATGGTCGAAATCTGGGATCGGATTATAGGCTCTCTACGTTATAAACCGAACGCGTTTTAATGTTTTTCTGTGCGGCAATGATTGTCTCGTTATCGCTCATATTTAACACAAATATGCTTGCATGCCCTACTACTGTAGCTCCAATTGAGTAATGTCTCTTTTTGCGGCATAAAGGAGTAAACCTTTTGCCGCGATAAGGACATTCAAAATCACCTGTTTGACATAATGGATCTTATCGGTGCCGAAAAATTGGACATCTCAGGTGGAACCTTAAGCTAGATTTCTCTATCTTTTTTATTAAGGAAAATTCGAGAGGATTAGCGTCATGTCAGAGAAAGATACCCCAGAAGCCGACGAATACCAATACGTTTCCTATTACCCTCTAAATGGAATGAAAAGGGAAAAACCTGCACCTTTACAGCTATTACCCGCACCAAACTATACCAGTAATGCCCATGGAATGGCGTGGTTTAGTGTTGAAAAAGGGAATGCTGATGGCAGTGATTTAGCCTTGCCCCAAAAAGGCGACCCGTTTGGGGAAATTTACCTGAATAAAACCTTATGGTGGCGGTTGTATGAGTCTGACATCATTGATAAAGAGGAGTCCATTAGTCGGGAAAATTGGTTGGCTTATTTTAATTTAATGGAGAAACCAGTAAGAAAGTTTATTTCATCATTAAATGTTGCTGGTTATCACCCCAACACCTATGCGTTTTATGGGCATACAAAGCCTTCCGATGGCTCCGTCAAGTGGCATATCACGTCAATTACGTACCCGAAAGATATGCATGACAGCGATAAAAAAATTCCCAATAACTACCGTGAAGTGCCTTTGCCGTTTAACCGCTCCCGTCTTTATGAATTAAAAGCCTCAAATTCTGCGGGGGATGGTACGGTTCCTGTGGAATCCTTGAAAACAATCCAGCGACAAAACGGGCAGTCCATTAAAAGTGTGTTAGCCACGAATGTTGACCATCAAGGGGCTTATGAAGTCAAAAACCTTGACGATATTCATCAACGCCCTGCGTTAAAATTTACCCTGCGTGCTATCGCTAAAATGGTTCAAGAGGTGCCTGCATGTTGATGAAGACCGCGTTGCGCGCAATCTGCTTTTCTTTAGGCGTGGTGTTTTTTATTCCAACGTTGTATGCAAATCCCATTGTTAAAAAGGACGCTGTTATGGTTGAACCGTTATTTTCGGAAATAAAACCGCAATGTGCGGGAATTTATGTGGTGGATGTCCCCGAATCGTTTAATAACGGGACACATAAAGCTAAGTACGATGATTTTGATATCGAAAGCCAATTTATTTACCCGCCGGCATTCAAGCAACGTATTGCATTACGTGAAGAAGCGCTTAGGAATCAAAAAACCAGTCAGAAAAATGCCCCTGCGTTGAAAGAAGTTATTCAGCTTCCCGATAATCAAGGGGTCATCTTTGATAGAAATATACCAGGACAAGATGATTTAGGTCGGGTATTAGAAGCCCATGTGTACCTCAATCATATCGCTTTTATTATTACAACTGAAATACTTGACCTTTCATCGGATAAATATACAGAAAGGAAGAAAATATATATTAATGCAGGGTTTACAGAAGCTGAAATGAATGACAAACCGACTAAATTAGCGGCAATGCGTTCGTTGATTTCGCGATTAAGCGGTTGGTTAGATCATGATATTCCAACCGATAAAGGGTGGTGTATTCCTAATGGCTTTATTGCGGATGATGGAGGTCAACATAAAATAGAGGTCGGATTTAGTTATGAAAACGACGATTTACTCTTTGGAATCAATGCTAACAATACGATGATTGATAATAGTGACACTCTTTTTGGTCGAAGTGATGCAATTAATGACGCATTGAAAGCGTCAAGCATGAAAACCTTAAAAAAATATGCGTCTATGGTAAATGGTATTCCATTTGAAGCATGGCTTTTTGATGGCACTCAAAATTATGAACAGAAAACGCGACAGGTCTATGACTTCATACTCTATGCTAATGAATCTGTTGCCTCAACATCAAAGCTATTAGCAACAATAGGATTAAATAGTAAACGAAAACAAACTCGCTATAGTGAAGCTCAAATGGTCGAAATCTGGGATCGGATTATAGGCTCTCTACGTTATAAACCGAACGCGTTTTAATGTTTTTCTGTGCGGCAATGATTGTCTCGTTATCGCTCATATTTAACACAAATATGCTTGCATGCCCTACTACTGTAGCTCCAATTGAGTAATGTCTCTTTTTGCGGCATAAAGGAGTAAACCTTTTGCCGCGATAAGGACATTCAAAATCACCTGTTTGACATAATGGATCTTATCGGTGCCGAAAAATTGGACATTTCAGGTGGAACCTTAAGCTAGATTTCTCTATCTTTTTTATTAAGGAAAATTCGAGAGGATTAGCGTCATGTCAGAGAAAGATACCCCAGAAGCCGACGAATACCAATACGTTTCCTATTACCCTCTAAATGGAATGAAAAGGGAAAAACCTGCACCTTTACAGCTATTACCCGCGCCAAACTATACCAGTAATGCCCATGGAATGGCGTGGTTTAGTGTTGAAAAAGGGAATGCTGATGGCAGTGATTTAGTCTTACCCCAAAAAGGCGACCCGTTTGGGGAGATTTATCTGAATAAAACCTTATGGTGGCGGTTGTATGAGTCTGACATCATTGATAAAGATGAATTGGTGAGTCGGGAAAACTGGTCTGAATATAGCGACCTTATGGACAACAAAGTAAGAAAATTCATTTTTTCATTGCATGAAGTAGGTTATCACCCCAATACCTATGTCTTTTATGGGCACACAAAACCGTCTGATGGCTCCGTCAAGTGGCATATCACGTCAATCACGTACCCGAAAGATATGCATGACAGCGATAAAAAAATTCCCAATAACTACCGTGAAGTGCCTTTACCGTTTAACCGCTCCCGTCTTTATGAATTAAAAGCCTCAAATTCTGCGGGGGATGGTACGGTTCCTGTGGAATCCTTGAAAACAATCCAGCGACAAAACGGGCAGTTGATTAAAAGTGTGTTAGCCACGAATGTTGACCATCAAGGGGCTTATGAAGTCAAAAACCTTGACGATATTCATCAACGCCCTGCATTGCAATTTACCCTGCGTGCTATCGCTAAAATGGTTCAAGAGGTGCCTGCATGTTGATGAAGACCGCGTTACGCGCAATCAGCTTTTCTTTAGGCGTGGTGTTTTTTATTCCAACGTTGTATGCAAATCCCATTGTTAAAAAGGACGCTGTTATGGTTGAACCATTATTTTCGAAAACAAAACCGCAATGTGCGGGAATTTATGTGGTGGATGTTCCTGAGTCTTTTAATAATGGCACGCATAAAGCCACGTATGATGATTTTGATATCGAAAGCCAATTTATTTACCCGCCGGCATTCAAGCAACGTATTGCATTACGTGAAGAGGCGCTTAGGAATCAAAAAACCAGTCAGAAAAATGCCCCTGCGTTGAAAGAAGTTATTCAGCTCCCCGATAATCAAGGGGTCATCTTTGATAAAAACCAAAGTGGTTCAGATGATATATATCGTCAATTAGAGGCTCATGTATATCTTAATCAAATCGCTTTTATTATTACTTCAGACTTTAGAGATTTTTCGGATAAAAAGCATGAAGAGCGAAAAAAACAATATTTAGCTAGAGGTTTTACTGAGGCGGAATCAAATCAGAAACCCTCTAAATTAGCGGCAATGCGTTCGTTGATTTCGCGATTAAGTGGGCGGTTAGATCATGATATTCCAACCGATAAAGGGTGGTGTATTCCTAATGGCTTTATTGCGGATGATGGAGGTCAACATAAAATAGAGGTCGGATTTAGTTATGAAAACGACGATTTACTCTTTGGAATCAATGCTAACAATACGATGATTGATAATAGTGACACTCTTTTTGGTCGAAGTGATGCAATTAATGACGCATTGAAAGCGTCAAGCATGAAAACCTTAAAAAAATATGCGTCTATGGTAAATGGTATTCCATTTGAAGCATGGCTTTTTGATGGCACTCAAAATTATGAACAGAAAACGCGACAGGTCTATGACTTCATACTCTATGCTAATGAATCTGTTGCCTCAACATCAAAGCTATTAGCAACAATAGGATTAAATAGTAAACGAAAACAAACTCGCTATAGTGAAGCTCAAATGGTCGAAATCTGGGATCGGATTATAGGCTCTCTACGTTATAAACCGAACGCGTTTTAATGTTTTTCTGTGCGGCAATGATTGTCTCGTTATCGCTCATATTTAACATAAATATGCTTGCATGCCCTACTACTGTAGCTCCAATTGAGTAATGTCACTTTTTGCGGCATAAAGGAGTAAACCTTTTTCCGGATAAGGACATTCAAAATCACCTGTTTGACATAATGGATCTTATCGGTGCCGAAAAATTGGACATCCCAGATGGAACCTTAAGCTAGATTTCGCTATCTTTTTTATTAAGGAAAATTCGAGAGGATTAGCGTCATGTCAGAGAAAGATACCCCAGAAGCCGACGAATACCAACACGTTTCCTATTACCCTCTAAATGGAATGAAAAGGGGAAATTTAGTTTTTTTAGATAAAAGTGGGTTATAGATAGAAAGTAACCAAAAACCTTCTTGACTTTAAGCTATGCGCTCGCTTAAGTGGCAAATATTCCCGTAAAGTCTGTTGTGCCTGTTTAGATTGGAGCGAACGCCGTTTCCATTTAGGTGGCTATATCGGCGCTGCGTTATTTACACTTTACCAATCTAAAGGTTGGTTAACTCGGCATATAGGTTATCGTGAAGTGACGATTAACGAAAAAGGCTATGCTGCTTTTAAGACCCATTTTGGCATTTAAGTTGTTTCTCTAATCCATTAATAATAAGTTCAAGGCCAAATAAAAAGGCGGGTTCTGCTCCTTGATTATCTAATAACTCGATAGCTTGTCGTAGTAATGGGGGCATAGTATCTGTGGTAGGGTGTTCTCGTTCTTCTTTAGCTGCTTGATGCTCTTGATCTTCTAATACACAGCCTAAAGTAAAATGGCCAACGGCACTAAGTGCGTACAATGCGTCCTCTAAAGAAAAACCTTGCTGACATAAAAATGCGAGTTGTTTTTCGATAGTGTCATACTGTTTTGTTGTTGGTCTTGTCCCTAAATGTACTTTTGCCCCATCACGATGGCTTAATAAAGCACATCGAAAACTTTTAGCGTTATTACGTAGGAATTCTTGCCAGCTTTCTCCTTCTAAAGGACAAAAATGCGTATGGTGCCTATCTAACATTTCAATGGCTAATTCATCGAGTAAAGCCCGTTTATTTTTTACGTGCCAATATAATGTAGGCTGTTCTACACCCAATTTTTGAGCCAGTTTACGCGTTGTTAGCCCCTCTATTCCAACCTCATTAAGTAGCTCTAGTGCACTATCAATGACTTTGCTTTTATCTAATCTAGACATTATTAACTCCTAATTTATGATTGACACTCTATCACTGATAGAGTTATTTTACCACTCCCTATCAGTGATAGAGTTGAGTGAAATGAACAAATCAGCAAAGATTGCATTGGTAATTACGTTACTCGATGCCATGGGGATTGGCCTTATTATGCCAGTCTTACCCACCTTATTACGTGAATTTATTGCGCCAGAAAATATTGCCAATCATTTTGGTGTGTTGTTGGCTTTATATGCATTAATGCAAGTTATTTTTGCACCTTGGCTTGGAAAGATGTCTGACCGATTTGGTCGTCGTCCCATTTTATTATTATCACTCCTTGGTGCGTCTTTGGATTATTTATTATTGGCTTTTTCAAGCGCGCTTTGGATGTTGTATTTAGGGCGTCTATTATCAGGAATTACGGGAGCGACTGGAGCCGTCGCCGCATCAGTAA of the Providencia stuartii genome contains:
- the tetR gene encoding tetracycline resistance transcriptional repressor TetR, with product MSRLDKSKVIDSALELLNEVGIEGLTTRKLAQKLGVEQPTLYWHVKNKRALLDELAIEMLDRHHTHFCPLEGESWQEFLRNNAKSFRCALLSHRDGAKVHLGTRPTTKQYDTIEKQLAFLCQQGFSLEDALYALSAVGHFTLGCVLEDQEHQAAKEEREHPTTDTMPPLLRQAIELLDNQGAEPAFLFGLELIINGLEKQLKCQNGS
- a CDS encoding acetyltransferase — protein: MSEKDTPEADEYQYVSYYPLNGMKREKPAPLQLLPAPNYTSNAHGMAWFSVEKGNADGSDLVLPQKGDPFGEIYLNKTLWWRLYESDIIDKDELVSRENWSEYSDLMDNKVRKFIFSLHEVGYHPNTYVFYGHTKPSDGSVKWHITSITYPKDMHDSDKKIPNNYREVPLPFNRSRLYELKASNSAGDGTVPVESLKTIQRQNGQLIKSVLATNVDHQGAYEVKNLDDIHQRPALQFTLRAIAKMVQEVPAC
- a CDS encoding T6SS immunity protein Tli4 family protein; translated protein: MLMKTALRAISFSLGVVFFIPTLYANPIVKKDAVMVEPLFSKTKPQCAGIYVVDVPESFNNGTHKATYDDFDIESQFIYPPAFKQRIALREEALRNQKTSQKNAPALKEVIQLPDNQGVIFDKNQSGSDDIYRQLEAHVYLNQIAFIITSDFRDFSDKKHEERKKQYLARGFTEAESNQKPSKLAAMRSLISRLSGRLDHDIPTDKGWCIPNGFIADDGGQHKIEVGFSYENDDLLFGINANNTMIDNSDTLFGRSDAINDALKASSMKTLKKYASMVNGIPFEAWLFDGTQNYEQKTRQVYDFILYANESVASTSKLLATIGLNSKRKQTRYSEAQMVEIWDRIIGSLRYKPNAF
- a CDS encoding acetyltransferase, with product MSEKDTPEADEYQYVSYYPLNGMKREKPAPLQLLPAPNYTSNAHGMAWFSVEKGNADGSDLALPQKGDPFGEIYLNKTLWWRLYESDIIDKEESISRENWLAYFNLMEKPVRKFISSLNVAGYHPNTYAFYGHTKPSDGSVKWHITSITYPKDMHDSDKKIPNNYREVPLPFNRSRLYELKASNSAGDGTVPVESLKTIQRQNGQSIKSVLATNVDHQGAYEVKNLDDIHQRPALKFTLRAIAKMVQEVPAC
- a CDS encoding T6SS immunity protein Tli4 family protein, translating into MLMKTALRAICFSLGVVFFIPTLYANPIVKKDAVMVEPLFSEIKPQCAGIYVVDVPESFNNGTHKAKYDDFDIESQFIYPPAFKQRIALREEALRNQKTSQKNAPALKEVIQLPDNQGVIFDRNIPGQDDLGRVLEAHVYLNHIAFIITTEILDLSSDKYTERKKIYINAGFTEAEMNDKPTKLAAMRSLISRLSGWLDHDIPTDKGWCIPNGFIADDGGQHKIEVGFSYENDDLLFGINANNTMIDNSDTLFGRSDAINDALKASSMKTLKKYASMVNGIPFEAWLFDGTQNYEQKTRQVYDFILYANESVASTSKLLATIGLNSKRKQTRYSEAQMVEIWDRIIGSLRYKPNAF